A section of the Paenibacillus aurantius genome encodes:
- a CDS encoding ABC transporter ATP-binding protein, with amino-acid sequence MIQVEEASKAYQGQVVLDRVNLHVEAGCFYGIIGPNGSGKSTLLKLISGVEKADGGSLRLDGREPGAYSRKELARWMAVLQQDAPAPAGFTVREVIEMGRYPYQNWLGEETRDAAPLIDRIMSRLELEPFADRPVEHLSGGERQRVALGKTMAQEPRLLLLDEPTTFLDIGHQIQMMNFVRTWQQECGLTVVAVLHDLNLAAQYCERLLVLHEGRMAGTGSPAEILTGELVARVYGTEPIVLPHPVSGVPQILLQP; translated from the coding sequence ATGATCCAGGTGGAAGAGGCAAGCAAAGCGTACCAGGGCCAAGTCGTGCTTGACCGCGTAAACCTGCACGTGGAAGCCGGATGCTTCTACGGCATCATCGGCCCGAACGGCAGCGGCAAATCGACGCTTCTCAAGCTCATTTCCGGCGTGGAAAAGGCGGACGGCGGAAGCCTGCGGCTGGATGGCCGCGAACCGGGCGCCTACTCGCGCAAGGAGCTGGCCCGCTGGATGGCCGTGCTGCAGCAGGATGCGCCGGCTCCAGCCGGCTTTACGGTACGGGAGGTCATCGAAATGGGACGCTACCCTTACCAGAACTGGCTTGGCGAGGAGACCCGGGATGCGGCTCCGCTCATCGACCGGATTATGAGCCGGCTCGAGCTGGAGCCGTTCGCCGACCGGCCGGTGGAACATCTGAGCGGCGGGGAAAGGCAGCGGGTCGCGCTCGGCAAAACGATGGCCCAGGAGCCGCGGCTCCTGCTTTTGGATGAGCCGACGACCTTCCTCGACATCGGCCATCAAATCCAGATGATGAATTTCGTCCGCACCTGGCAGCAGGAGTGCGGCCTGACGGTCGTAGCCGTGCTGCACGACCTCAATCTGGCGGCCCAGTACTGCGAGCGGCTGCTCGTTCTTCACGAGGGAAGGATGGCGGGCACCGGATCGCCCGCGGAGATACTGACGGGCGAGCTCGTGGCCCGGGTGTACGGCACGGAGCCGATCGTGCTGCCGCATCCGGTCAGCGGAGTGCCGCAGATCCTGCTTCAGCCTTGA
- a CDS encoding FecCD family ABC transporter permease has translation MKRKLILYGGGALLLLLFSIVVSLSLGAGAVALPDVWRILLHHVPGLGGFVTPDWAPAEEVIVWKVRFSRVVLAILVGASLALAGAGFQGVLRNPLADPYTLGVASGASVGAAFLILFGLQMAIGAFTVPAVAFLTGILTLAVVYRLASREGKAQTETLILAGVVVQSFLGAFVSFMVSLSEKVINEIVYWLMGSLSMRGWDYSLILTPYLLVGAVVLIGYGRSLNLFALGERQASHMGVHVERTKLIVLSVSTLLTAAAVSVSGVIGFVGLVVPHLVRLVVGPDYRLILPISVLTGGIYVLWADTIARLALSPKEIPLGVVTALIGAPFFAYLLNKRKKVGRG, from the coding sequence ATGAAACGGAAGCTGATTCTATACGGAGGAGGAGCCCTGCTGCTCCTTCTTTTTTCCATCGTGGTCAGCCTGTCGCTTGGAGCCGGGGCCGTGGCGCTGCCGGACGTCTGGCGGATTCTGCTCCATCATGTTCCCGGTTTGGGCGGGTTCGTAACCCCGGACTGGGCGCCGGCGGAGGAAGTTATCGTATGGAAGGTCCGCTTCTCCCGGGTCGTGCTGGCCATTCTCGTAGGGGCATCTCTCGCTCTCGCGGGAGCGGGCTTTCAAGGAGTGCTCCGCAATCCGCTGGCTGATCCCTACACGCTTGGGGTTGCCTCGGGGGCGTCGGTCGGAGCCGCCTTCCTTATTCTGTTCGGGCTGCAAATGGCTATCGGCGCGTTCACCGTACCGGCGGTTGCTTTCTTAACGGGGATTCTGACCTTGGCCGTGGTCTACCGGCTCGCGAGCCGGGAAGGGAAAGCCCAGACGGAAACCTTGATCCTGGCGGGGGTAGTGGTCCAGTCCTTTCTTGGGGCTTTCGTGTCGTTCATGGTTTCTCTATCCGAGAAGGTCATCAACGAGATTGTGTACTGGTTGATGGGAAGCTTGTCGATGAGGGGCTGGGATTACTCTCTCATTCTGACTCCGTATCTTCTCGTTGGCGCGGTGGTGCTGATCGGCTACGGGCGGTCTCTCAATTTGTTTGCGCTCGGCGAAAGGCAGGCTTCGCACATGGGAGTCCACGTGGAGCGGACGAAGCTGATCGTGCTGTCGGTCTCCACCCTGCTGACGGCGGCGGCCGTCTCCGTCTCCGGTGTCATCGGTTTCGTGGGATTGGTGGTTCCCCATCTCGTACGGCTCGTGGTCGGTCCGGATTACCGGCTGATCCTCCCCATTTCGGTTCTGACGGGCGGCATTTACGTGCTGTGGGCGGATACGATTGCGCGTCTGGCGCTCAGCCCAAAGGAGATTCCCCTTGGCGTGGTAACGGCTTTAATCGGGGCGCCGTTCTTTGCTTACTTACTGAACAAACGCAAGAAAGTGGGGAGGGGCTGA
- a CDS encoding ABC transporter substrate-binding protein has protein sequence MAKTAKWFKRMGTGALGLVLAASLAACGSGKEGTGAATSSTQPTAQSSASPGASSPAASPKTGQTAYPLTIKDATGTDVVFEKAPERVTTLVPSETEIVFAIGAGDKIAGVDKFSDYPAEAKSKPQIGDMNANLEALLATKPDLVLASASMNKKTVDQLRELKIKVFASDPKTVDEVMDKITTVGKIMNMADGAKKVTDKMREEKQKVTDAVKNAPKKKVYMEFSPGWTVGKGEFMDELVSLAGGDNVAHEQAGWNKIDPEKIIKSNPEVILYAKGESGMSSILDEIKKRPGFEAIDAMKNNKVYAIDSNKVARVGPRLTEALTDMAKAIHPDLVK, from the coding sequence TTGGCAAAGACAGCGAAGTGGTTTAAGAGAATGGGAACGGGAGCGTTGGGACTGGTTCTGGCGGCCAGCCTGGCGGCTTGCGGATCAGGCAAGGAAGGAACGGGAGCGGCCACTTCAAGTACCCAGCCGACGGCGCAAAGCTCGGCCTCTCCGGGTGCATCAAGCCCGGCGGCTTCTCCGAAGACCGGCCAGACGGCTTACCCGCTGACGATCAAGGATGCGACCGGAACGGACGTCGTGTTCGAGAAAGCCCCGGAGAGGGTGACGACGCTGGTTCCGAGCGAAACCGAGATCGTATTTGCCATCGGAGCCGGGGATAAAATTGCGGGCGTCGACAAATTCAGCGATTATCCCGCCGAAGCTAAGAGCAAGCCGCAGATCGGCGACATGAACGCCAATCTGGAGGCGCTTCTCGCCACGAAGCCGGATCTCGTGCTCGCCTCAGCCTCCATGAACAAGAAGACGGTCGATCAGCTTCGGGAGCTGAAGATCAAAGTCTTCGCGAGTGATCCCAAGACGGTGGACGAGGTCATGGATAAGATCACGACGGTAGGCAAAATCATGAACATGGCCGACGGCGCCAAGAAGGTAACCGATAAGATGCGCGAGGAGAAGCAGAAGGTAACGGACGCCGTGAAGAACGCTCCGAAGAAGAAGGTTTACATGGAATTCTCTCCGGGCTGGACGGTAGGCAAGGGAGAATTCATGGATGAGCTTGTGTCGCTGGCGGGCGGAGACAACGTGGCCCATGAGCAGGCGGGCTGGAACAAGATCGACCCGGAGAAGATCATCAAATCGAATCCCGAGGTCATTCTGTACGCCAAAGGGGAGTCCGGCATGAGCTCCATTCTGGACGAGATCAAGAAGCGTCCGGGCTTTGAGGCGATCGATGCCATGAAGAACAACAAAGTCTATGCCATTGATTCGAACAAAGTGGCCCGCGTGGGCCCCCGGTTGACGGAAGCCCTGACCGACATGGCCAAGGCGATCCACCCGGATCTGGTCAAATAA
- a CDS encoding aspartyl-phosphate phosphatase Spo0E family protein → MALGHFALASTGKKLMLREKESGKRWKYQTAKNTSPAGGSLEEEIRMLRMRMEQLFIKEQSLTSPPVIEASSLLDLKINEYMLMIKGR, encoded by the coding sequence GTGGCACTGGGGCACTTCGCTTTAGCTTCAACAGGCAAAAAGCTTATGCTTCGCGAGAAGGAATCGGGCAAGCGGTGGAAGTATCAGACGGCCAAGAACACCAGCCCTGCCGGCGGTTCCCTGGAAGAGGAAATCCGAATGCTGCGCATGCGGATGGAGCAGCTCTTCATCAAAGAACAGTCGTTAACGTCCCCCCCGGTTATCGAAGCCAGCTCCCTGCTGGACCTCAAAATAAACGAATATATGCTAATGATCAAGGGCCGCTGA
- a CDS encoding aminotransferase class I/II-fold pyridoxal phosphate-dependent enzyme, with protein sequence MINQKTMQDYLSPRVRSIPPSGIRKFFDLVSGSKDVISLGVGEPDFVTPWHVREACVYSLERGHTQYTSNAGLPELREEIGAYLSRSFRTDYDPANEILVTVGGSEAIDLALRALIEPGDEILIPEPCYISYSPIASIGGGVPVGIETFAKDQFKLTAEALKSKITPKSKILILCYPSNPTGGIMTYEDWLPIAKLVEENDLIVISDEIYAELTYGSKHVSFPSLPKMKDRTILVSGFSKAFAMTGWRMGYACGHRELISAMLKIHQYTVMCAPVMGQIAALEALKNGMEEKDRMMESYNQRRRLVVKGFREIGLDCHEPQGAFYAFPSITSTGMTSEEFAQGLLTEGKVAAVPGNVFGLGGEGFIRCSYATSVAQLNEALDRIGKFVLARKG encoded by the coding sequence ATGATTAACCAGAAAACGATGCAGGATTACTTGTCGCCGCGGGTGCGCTCCATTCCCCCTTCGGGCATCCGCAAGTTTTTTGATTTGGTGAGCGGAAGCAAGGATGTCATTTCCCTCGGGGTGGGGGAACCGGATTTCGTCACGCCGTGGCACGTCCGCGAAGCTTGCGTTTATTCGCTGGAGCGGGGGCACACGCAGTATACGTCCAATGCGGGTCTTCCGGAGCTGCGGGAGGAAATCGGCGCTTATTTGAGCCGCAGCTTCCGCACCGACTACGATCCGGCTAACGAGATCCTGGTCACGGTCGGAGGCAGCGAAGCCATCGACCTGGCCCTGCGTGCCTTGATCGAGCCGGGCGATGAAATTCTCATTCCCGAGCCGTGCTATATCTCGTATTCCCCGATCGCCTCCATCGGAGGAGGCGTTCCGGTAGGCATCGAAACCTTCGCGAAAGATCAATTCAAGCTGACGGCCGAAGCGCTTAAGAGCAAGATCACGCCGAAATCGAAGATCCTCATTCTCTGCTACCCGAGCAACCCTACGGGCGGAATTATGACGTATGAGGACTGGCTGCCCATTGCCAAGCTGGTCGAAGAGAACGACCTGATCGTCATTTCCGACGAGATTTATGCCGAGCTGACTTATGGAAGCAAGCATGTCAGTTTTCCGTCGCTGCCGAAGATGAAGGACCGGACCATTCTGGTGAGCGGCTTCTCCAAGGCTTTTGCCATGACGGGTTGGAGAATGGGCTATGCGTGCGGGCACCGGGAGCTGATTTCGGCCATGCTCAAGATCCACCAATATACGGTAATGTGCGCACCTGTCATGGGCCAGATCGCGGCTCTGGAGGCTCTTAAGAACGGCATGGAAGAGAAGGACCGGATGATGGAGTCTTACAATCAGCGCCGCCGCCTGGTCGTGAAGGGCTTCCGGGAGATCGGACTGGATTGTCATGAGCCTCAAGGCGCATTTTATGCGTTCCCCTCCATCACGTCGACCGGGATGACTTCGGAGGAATTTGCCCAGGGGCTGCTGACCGAAGGCAAGGTGGCCGCCGTCCCCGGAAACGTATTCGGGCTGGGCGGAGAGGGCTTTATCCGGTGCTCCTACGCTACCTCGGTAGCCCAGCTGAATGAGGCGCTGGACCGGATCGGCAAATTCGTTTTGGCCCGGAAGGGTTGA
- a CDS encoding Lrp/AsnC family transcriptional regulator: MSELKLKILDLLKEDARRSAELIATMVGAAQAEVEAAIAELEADHIIVKYATVVNWSKVDDKVTALIEVQITPERVHGFDAIAERIYLYPEVKSVYLMSGAYDLLVEIEGRTLKEVASFVSNKLSSIDRVLSTKTHFILKKYKQDGIIFEEHEEDHRLLISP, translated from the coding sequence ATGAGTGAACTGAAGTTAAAAATCCTTGATCTGCTGAAGGAAGACGCCAGAAGAAGCGCGGAATTGATCGCGACGATGGTAGGCGCGGCCCAGGCGGAGGTGGAAGCGGCGATCGCGGAGCTGGAAGCGGACCATATCATTGTGAAGTATGCGACGGTGGTGAACTGGAGCAAGGTGGACGACAAGGTGACGGCGCTGATCGAGGTGCAGATTACCCCTGAGCGCGTGCACGGCTTCGACGCCATTGCCGAGCGCATTTATTTATATCCCGAAGTGAAATCGGTGTATCTGATGTCCGGTGCCTATGACCTGCTAGTTGAGATCGAAGGGCGTACCTTGAAGGAAGTCGCCTCTTTCGTCTCCAACAAGCTCTCCTCGATTGACCGGGTGCTTTCGACCAAGACCCATTTTATTCTCAAAAAATACAAGCAGGACGGCATCATCTTCGAAGAGCATGAAGAAGACCACCGCCTCCTGATTTCTCCGTAA
- the cysK gene encoding cysteine synthase A encodes MTARLVNSITELIGNTPAVKINRLTRAGDAEVYVKLEYFNPSGSVKDRAAYNLIAQAEKDGVLQPGATIIEPTSGNTGIGLAMNAAAKGYRAIMVMPDNMTKERINILKAYGAEVVLTPAAERMPGAIRKAKELQEQIPGSFIPQQFENHANPDIHRVTTALEIVEQTGGRLDAFVASSGTGGTITGTGEVLRKKIPGIEILVVEPKGSPVLSGGQPGPHKLVGTSPGFVPPILNTGVYDRIVQVADEDAIRTTRELAAREGILVGPSAGATVWAALQEARRLGEGRRVLCIAPDTGERYLSMDIF; translated from the coding sequence ATGACGGCTAGACTGGTAAACAGCATAACCGAATTGATAGGGAATACGCCCGCTGTTAAAATAAACCGCCTGACGAGGGCAGGGGACGCAGAGGTTTATGTCAAGCTCGAATACTTCAATCCGAGCGGCAGCGTGAAGGACCGCGCCGCCTATAATCTCATTGCCCAGGCGGAGAAGGACGGAGTGCTTCAGCCGGGAGCTACGATCATTGAGCCGACCAGCGGCAACACGGGGATCGGACTTGCCATGAACGCCGCCGCCAAAGGCTACCGCGCGATTATGGTCATGCCCGACAACATGACCAAGGAACGAATTAATATTCTTAAAGCGTACGGGGCGGAGGTGGTCTTGACCCCTGCGGCCGAACGGATGCCGGGAGCCATCCGCAAGGCGAAGGAGCTGCAGGAGCAGATTCCGGGCAGCTTCATCCCTCAGCAGTTCGAGAACCACGCCAATCCGGATATCCACCGCGTGACGACCGCACTGGAAATCGTGGAGCAGACAGGCGGCCGGCTGGATGCGTTCGTGGCTTCCTCGGGAACCGGAGGAACGATTACCGGGACCGGCGAGGTGCTCCGGAAGAAAATCCCGGGCATCGAAATTCTCGTCGTGGAGCCGAAGGGCTCTCCGGTGCTGTCCGGCGGGCAGCCGGGTCCCCATAAGCTGGTGGGGACAAGCCCTGGCTTCGTTCCGCCCATTCTGAACACCGGTGTATACGACCGGATCGTTCAGGTGGCGGACGAGGACGCCATCCGGACGACCCGGGAACTGGCGGCCCGCGAAGGCATTCTCGTCGGCCCGTCGGCCGGAGCGACCGTTTGGGCCGCTCTGCAGGAGGCCCGCCGTCTCGGGGAAGGCAGGCGCGTGCTGTGCATTGCCCCCGATACCGGGGAGCGCTACCTCAGCATGGACATTTTTTAA
- a CDS encoding CehA/McbA family metallohydrolase, with product MGKRWWRIAAAAVVLLGGWTGGPGQRAGAVAVAEEAAAGPDSSLSLGTRVETSLAAAQPEPPDSAVTIAARTGDPGYTYAPASRDWVSGTPYYSMENDKVSLTIGTTRLETGSTSDYGDNASGNNKPGSLTPGHIMDAVPKTTMRDNLDYTEFVLSKGLGRTWWYPTEKLSLPDIQPGDRTITAKGAWDKDGSIKAQVTYSIVENSPLIKMKVKLKNEGTASFTGNLAYVIDPEETLEQQSYVPGWGWRGGQVSEYITSGWNRNYIFNGIQDKFTGNTAHALIWPEAQKPSALIPEGYITGAWFPVALAPGGTKELILYHLPHQPGPANEAYRTSEFWAGVIRNGTDVTSIRTVSGTVTDSAGQPAGGIEVELASSSGGSVAKATTDSRGRYSLDSVTGSVYGLTANNGTERYEQALPPEPPDRETVVNFTLDPPPPKAVTSGVTKGDPGYVYEGTSRDWWPANDYYYLESPDIKFTVGTVRTAGKDPINWSNDASGNNKWGTLTPGHIMDAAPKLTMEENLDFSEFVLSDNLGVTPEDEAAGMPMEWSWFHPLDKLKFPSIQLEGDTIAAAGEWDRNERMKSSVRYSIVEGTPLIRMDITLNNGTGADFNGSFGYIIDSDQPGEQHTYLPGRNWVYSQEKNPIREGWTDNYLFTGVNNTFTGKTAHAIIWPEEQQPKSLIHEGIFAGAWFDASIPSGQSRSYVLYHLPHVAGPADQPYANAELWANFVKTHAEAKDYGSLTGSVKDEAGKALPQTEVVVKDGSGAVRARAATTPDGKYQLYLPKGDYTLAPVNDAYSVEARSVTVAGGDRQTAVFVMKKYAELEAALPSGLTADTPFDLTVTMRNVTGSPIRDVAVEVSPPPLIQLLGESSFVLPELEANTQKVLTFKAVALEGGRSAIKATASSRQFRLATSVSFDVQGQGHYAGDNHSHTKHSDGVNTVAENSGSAYTRRMLSWVWSEEHNKNSQQADADAVTAGYGGRFLSLSGTEITTPVGHALVYGLDNVPRYDIGTPYTWQNSINEVTGQGGLLYIAHPFESTYAFQTPYEWTGFTGVEVWNGTWHALDNNVNERAFRFWDEINIRGDGKYYGLTNTDGHTKDKVGDTYSKGWMKSLTEGNVLELLQTGGYYGSNGPDLRFRVGGVEMGGTLRLEKAGKVPVQVEAYDPNSALTRVRVVKYYVTGNMADYSRREVVLDENLAGQGISRYSRTLNLPVGGKEFYRMEVMSEKSNPNSSGIGPLTGTGFAFSNPVWVEVAGTGKSNAAAIESLSYNQVPLADTAGRFGIGTITVHPKTFEPDKLNAVVSQGASVTGKRYTALAGSTTAAGILDLTVTAADDSERTFRYLVYTGGRVPDTGQLTSLLVSEASLVPAFRPEKTSYAGTVRQDVSRLEITPVAADSRASLTVNGTAAASGKPFEVSLAPGLNTILVAVNEDDGRAGSTYTLRIVRLPV from the coding sequence ATGGGTAAACGATGGTGGCGGATAGCCGCCGCAGCCGTTGTGCTTCTCGGGGGATGGACCGGTGGTCCCGGGCAGCGGGCGGGTGCGGTTGCAGTGGCGGAGGAAGCAGCAGCAGGGCCGGATTCCAGCTTATCATTGGGGACGAGGGTGGAAACGTCCCTTGCGGCCGCACAGCCGGAGCCCCCCGATTCGGCGGTTACGATAGCCGCAAGAACCGGGGATCCGGGGTACACCTATGCCCCCGCATCAAGGGACTGGGTCAGCGGGACCCCTTATTATTCCATGGAGAACGACAAGGTCAGCTTGACCATCGGCACCACGAGGCTCGAGACCGGCAGCACGTCCGATTACGGCGACAACGCCTCCGGCAACAACAAGCCCGGGTCGCTGACGCCGGGCCATATCATGGATGCGGTGCCGAAGACGACGATGCGGGACAACCTCGATTATACGGAATTCGTGCTGAGCAAGGGCTTGGGCCGAACCTGGTGGTATCCGACCGAGAAGCTGAGCCTGCCCGACATTCAGCCCGGCGACCGCACCATTACCGCCAAGGGAGCTTGGGACAAGGACGGCAGCATCAAGGCCCAGGTGACCTATTCGATTGTGGAGAATTCCCCTCTTATTAAAATGAAGGTGAAGCTGAAGAATGAGGGAACGGCCAGCTTCACCGGCAACCTGGCTTACGTCATCGATCCGGAGGAGACGCTCGAGCAGCAGAGCTACGTCCCCGGCTGGGGCTGGAGAGGCGGACAAGTCAGCGAGTACATTACTTCCGGCTGGAACCGGAACTATATCTTCAACGGAATCCAGGATAAGTTCACGGGGAATACGGCCCATGCCCTCATCTGGCCCGAGGCCCAGAAGCCTTCCGCTCTTATTCCCGAAGGATACATAACCGGAGCGTGGTTTCCCGTAGCCCTTGCTCCGGGAGGAACCAAGGAGCTGATCCTGTACCATCTTCCCCATCAGCCGGGTCCGGCTAACGAAGCGTACCGGACTTCGGAATTCTGGGCGGGGGTGATTCGAAACGGAACGGACGTGACGTCCATTCGGACGGTGTCCGGAACCGTGACCGATTCCGCCGGCCAGCCTGCCGGCGGAATCGAAGTGGAGCTGGCCTCTTCCTCCGGCGGCTCCGTTGCGAAAGCCACTACAGACAGCAGAGGCCGCTACAGCCTGGATTCCGTTACCGGATCGGTATATGGATTGACAGCCAACAATGGAACGGAAAGGTATGAACAGGCCCTTCCGCCTGAGCCTCCGGACAGGGAGACGGTGGTGAATTTCACCCTCGATCCGCCTCCTCCGAAAGCCGTGACCTCCGGTGTCACGAAGGGAGATCCCGGCTATGTTTACGAAGGGACATCCCGGGACTGGTGGCCCGCCAATGACTATTACTATCTGGAGAGCCCGGACATCAAATTCACGGTAGGCACGGTCCGGACGGCAGGCAAGGATCCGATTAACTGGAGCAACGACGCCTCCGGCAACAACAAATGGGGAACTTTGACACCGGGCCATATCATGGACGCCGCCCCCAAGCTGACGATGGAGGAGAACCTCGATTTTTCGGAATTCGTGCTGAGCGATAACCTGGGGGTAACGCCCGAGGACGAAGCGGCGGGCATGCCTATGGAGTGGTCGTGGTTTCATCCGCTGGATAAGCTGAAGTTCCCATCCATCCAACTGGAGGGGGACACGATAGCCGCGGCCGGAGAATGGGACCGCAACGAGAGAATGAAGTCCTCCGTCCGCTATTCGATCGTGGAAGGAACCCCTCTCATCCGCATGGACATCACGCTGAACAATGGAACGGGAGCCGATTTCAACGGCAGCTTCGGTTATATTATCGACTCGGACCAGCCGGGCGAGCAGCATACGTACCTGCCGGGCCGAAACTGGGTCTACAGCCAGGAGAAGAACCCAATCCGGGAAGGCTGGACGGACAATTACCTGTTCACCGGCGTCAACAACACTTTTACGGGCAAAACCGCTCATGCCATCATCTGGCCCGAAGAGCAGCAGCCGAAGAGTCTTATTCACGAAGGCATTTTTGCTGGAGCCTGGTTCGACGCGTCGATTCCAAGCGGACAGAGCCGCAGCTATGTTCTGTATCATCTTCCCCATGTCGCCGGACCGGCGGATCAGCCTTATGCCAATGCGGAGTTATGGGCCAATTTCGTCAAAACCCATGCCGAGGCAAAAGATTACGGCAGCCTGACCGGCTCGGTGAAGGATGAAGCCGGCAAAGCCCTGCCCCAAACGGAAGTGGTCGTTAAGGACGGGAGCGGAGCCGTCCGGGCGAGAGCCGCCACGACCCCTGATGGGAAGTACCAGCTCTACCTGCCAAAAGGCGACTATACCCTAGCCCCGGTTAACGACGCCTACTCCGTAGAAGCCCGTTCCGTGACGGTGGCGGGTGGGGACCGGCAAACGGCCGTTTTCGTCATGAAGAAATATGCGGAGTTGGAAGCCGCCCTTCCCTCCGGACTGACGGCGGATACGCCTTTTGACCTGACGGTTACCATGCGGAATGTCACCGGCAGCCCGATAAGGGATGTGGCGGTTGAAGTGAGCCCTCCTCCCCTCATCCAGCTGTTGGGCGAATCCTCCTTCGTTCTTCCCGAGCTCGAGGCGAACACGCAAAAGGTGCTGACGTTCAAAGCCGTCGCCCTTGAAGGGGGCCGCTCGGCAATCAAAGCCACGGCTTCGTCCCGCCAGTTCCGGCTCGCTACCAGTGTAAGCTTCGATGTCCAAGGACAGGGTCATTATGCCGGAGACAATCATTCCCATACGAAGCACAGCGACGGAGTTAATACGGTAGCGGAAAACTCGGGCAGCGCTTACACCCGCCGGATGCTCTCTTGGGTATGGAGCGAGGAGCATAACAAGAACTCCCAGCAGGCCGACGCCGATGCCGTAACCGCGGGCTACGGAGGACGTTTTCTCAGCTTGTCGGGTACGGAGATCACCACCCCGGTTGGCCACGCACTCGTATACGGTCTCGATAATGTTCCCCGGTACGATATCGGGACTCCTTATACCTGGCAGAACAGCATCAACGAGGTGACGGGCCAAGGCGGTCTTTTGTACATCGCTCATCCCTTCGAGAGCACCTATGCTTTCCAGACGCCTTATGAATGGACCGGCTTCACCGGTGTCGAGGTGTGGAACGGAACGTGGCATGCCCTCGACAACAACGTCAACGAACGCGCTTTCCGCTTCTGGGACGAAATCAACATCCGCGGGGACGGCAAGTATTATGGCCTCACCAACACGGACGGTCACACGAAAGACAAGGTTGGTGACACGTACAGCAAAGGCTGGATGAAAAGCCTGACCGAAGGGAACGTGCTGGAGCTTCTCCAAACCGGGGGCTATTACGGCTCCAACGGCCCCGATCTCCGTTTTCGCGTCGGCGGGGTGGAGATGGGTGGAACGCTGAGGCTGGAAAAGGCCGGGAAGGTCCCGGTTCAGGTCGAAGCTTACGATCCCAATTCCGCTTTGACCCGCGTTCGGGTCGTCAAATACTACGTCACAGGCAATATGGCGGATTATTCGCGCCGCGAAGTAGTCCTGGATGAGAATCTGGCAGGCCAAGGCATCAGCCGCTACAGCAGAACCTTGAACCTGCCGGTAGGCGGCAAGGAATTTTACCGGATGGAAGTCATGAGCGAGAAATCGAACCCGAACAGCTCCGGCATCGGACCGTTAACCGGCACGGGCTTCGCTTTCTCTAACCCGGTCTGGGTAGAGGTCGCCGGGACAGGTAAGAGCAATGCCGCCGCCATCGAGTCTCTGTCCTACAACCAGGTGCCCTTAGCCGACACAGCGGGACGGTTCGGGATCGGAACGATTACGGTTCATCCGAAGACGTTTGAACCGGATAAGCTGAATGCCGTCGTAAGCCAAGGAGCTTCGGTTACCGGCAAGCGATATACCGCGTTGGCTGGAAGCACCACGGCTGCGGGCATCCTGGACCTGACCGTAACGGCTGCAGACGACTCGGAGCGCACCTTCCGCTACCTGGTCTATACCGGGGGCCGGGTCCCTGACACCGGCCAACTCACCAGCCTGCTGGTGAGCGAGGCCTCGCTGGTCCCGGCGTTTCGGCCCGAAAAGACCTCGTATGCCGGAACGGTCCGCCAGGACGTATCCCGGCTGGAGATCACCCCTGTCGCAGCGGACAGCCGGGCGAGCCTAACGGTCAACGGGACGGCAGCCGCTAGCGGGAAGCCGTTCGAAGTCAGCCTGGCACCAGGCTTGAACACCATCCTAGTCGCGGTGAACGAGGATGATGGCCGGGCCGGCAGCACGTACACCCTCCGGATCGTGCGCCTTCCGGTGTAA